A single window of Streptomyces cathayae DNA harbors:
- a CDS encoding ABC transporter ATP-binding protein: protein MTPQQGWARRLTGYAWRYPKDVVLALGASLGGMAVMALVPLITKVIIDDVIGDHSRAMMPWAGALIGAALLVYVLTYIRRYYGGRLALDVQHDLRTEMYRSITRLDGRRQDELSTGQVVGRATSDLQLIQGLLFMLPMTIGNILLFLISLGIMASLSLPLTGVALAVAPALWWIARRSRTRLHPSTWYAQAQAAAVAGVVDGAVGGVRVVKGFGQEEQETGKLREVGRRLFAGRLRTIRLNSRYTPALQAVPALGQVAMLALGGWLAVRGSITLGTFVAFSTYLAQLVGPVRMLAVVLTVGQQARAGTERVLELIDTEPSLTDGTKELPADAPATVEFDDVSFGYDSPSGKSVPVLSGLSFEIRPGETLAVVGASGSGKSTVSLLLPRFYDVTGGAVLVGGHDVRELTTESLRAAIGLVPEDSFLFSDTVRANIAYGRPDATEEQIVAAARAAQADRFITELPDGYDTTVGEHGLTLSGGQRQRVALARAILTDPRLLVLDDATSAVDARVEHEIHEALAEVMRGRTTLLIAHRRSTLNLADRIAVLDAGRLADIGTHDELQGRSSLYRRLLTDPDELGGVSPGHTPPAAPQEAHPEDTSVRAELDAEFDAERGVTPRLWTGDREPKDTALADSPATPELLAQVAALPPANDVPDVDESRAVRREESYGLRRLLRGFGLPLLISLGLVAVDAGMGLLLPVLIRHGIDDGVTRAALGAVWAAALLGLLAVVAQWAAQIGEIRMTGRTGERVLYSLRLKIFAQLQRLGLDYYERELTGRIMTRMTTDIDALSTFLQTGLVTAFVSVVTFFGIMGVLLVIDLQLALVVFVTLPPLIVATFFFRRASVKAYELARERVSTVNADLQESVSGLRIVQAFGREGHGNRRFTERSADYRAARIRGQWLISVYFPFVQFLASSAAAVVLIVGGARVDNGTLAIGTLVAYLLYIDLFFAPVQQLSQVFDGYQQATVSLGRIQELLREPTSTEDAAEPLDVPSLRGQIAFEDVHFAYGDEEEALSGIDLRIPAGQTVAFVGETGAGKSTLVKLVARFYDPTGGRVTVDGTDLRDLDLTAYRHRLGVVPQEAYLFPGTIRDAIAYGRPDAGDAEVEAAARAVGAHEMIATLEGGYLHEVAERGRNLSAGQRQLIALARAELVDPDVLLLDEATAALDLATEAQVNQATDRLAGRRTTLVVAHRLTTAARADRVVVMDRGRIAEDGTHEELLARDGRYAELWRTFIGQAEPEEPVGAGR, encoded by the coding sequence GTGACACCACAACAGGGATGGGCACGACGACTGACCGGATACGCCTGGCGCTATCCCAAGGACGTCGTCCTGGCCCTGGGCGCCTCCCTCGGGGGCATGGCCGTGATGGCGCTGGTCCCGCTGATCACCAAGGTGATCATCGACGACGTGATCGGCGACCACAGCCGCGCCATGATGCCCTGGGCGGGCGCCCTGATCGGCGCCGCGCTCCTCGTCTACGTCCTCACCTACATCCGCCGCTACTACGGCGGCCGGCTCGCCCTCGACGTGCAGCACGACCTGCGCACCGAGATGTACCGGTCGATCACCCGGCTCGACGGCCGCCGCCAGGACGAGCTGTCCACCGGGCAGGTCGTCGGGCGGGCGACCAGCGACCTCCAGCTGATCCAGGGCCTGCTCTTCATGCTGCCGATGACCATCGGCAACATCCTGCTGTTCCTGATCTCCCTGGGGATCATGGCGTCGCTGTCACTGCCGCTCACGGGCGTCGCCCTCGCCGTCGCGCCCGCCCTGTGGTGGATCGCCAGACGCAGCCGCACCCGGCTGCACCCCTCCACCTGGTACGCCCAGGCCCAGGCCGCCGCCGTCGCCGGCGTGGTCGACGGCGCCGTCGGCGGCGTCCGCGTGGTGAAGGGCTTCGGGCAGGAGGAACAGGAGACGGGCAAGCTGCGTGAGGTCGGCCGGCGGCTGTTCGCCGGACGGCTGCGCACCATCCGCCTGAACTCCCGGTACACCCCGGCCCTCCAGGCCGTCCCCGCCCTCGGCCAGGTGGCGATGCTCGCGCTCGGCGGCTGGCTCGCCGTGCGCGGCAGCATCACCCTGGGCACGTTCGTCGCGTTCTCCACCTACCTCGCCCAGCTCGTCGGCCCGGTCAGGATGCTCGCCGTGGTCCTCACCGTCGGGCAGCAGGCCCGCGCCGGCACCGAACGCGTCTTGGAGCTGATCGACACCGAGCCGTCCCTGACCGACGGCACCAAGGAGCTGCCTGCCGACGCCCCCGCGACCGTCGAGTTCGACGACGTCTCCTTCGGCTACGACTCCCCCTCCGGGAAAAGCGTCCCCGTCCTCAGCGGCCTTTCCTTCGAGATCCGTCCCGGCGAGACCCTCGCCGTCGTCGGCGCCTCCGGCTCCGGCAAGTCCACCGTCTCCCTGCTCCTGCCGCGGTTCTACGACGTCACCGGCGGCGCCGTCCTCGTCGGCGGGCACGACGTGCGGGAGCTGACCACCGAGTCGCTGCGGGCCGCCATCGGACTGGTACCGGAGGACTCCTTCCTTTTCTCCGACACCGTCCGCGCCAACATCGCCTACGGCCGCCCCGACGCGACCGAGGAGCAGATCGTGGCCGCCGCCCGCGCGGCCCAGGCCGACCGGTTCATCACGGAACTGCCCGACGGCTACGACACCACGGTCGGCGAGCACGGCCTGACCCTCTCCGGCGGCCAGCGCCAGCGCGTCGCGCTCGCCCGCGCGATCCTCACCGACCCGCGCCTGCTGGTCCTCGACGACGCCACCTCCGCCGTGGACGCCCGCGTCGAGCACGAGATCCACGAGGCGTTGGCGGAGGTCATGCGGGGCCGCACCACCCTGCTGATCGCCCACCGCCGCTCCACCCTCAACCTCGCCGACCGCATCGCCGTCCTCGACGCCGGCCGGCTCGCCGACATCGGCACCCACGACGAGCTCCAGGGGCGCTCCTCCCTCTACCGCAGGCTGCTCACCGACCCCGACGAGCTGGGCGGCGTCTCCCCGGGCCACACCCCGCCCGCCGCGCCCCAGGAGGCCCACCCGGAGGACACCTCGGTCCGCGCGGAGCTGGACGCCGAGTTCGATGCCGAACGCGGGGTCACCCCCCGCCTGTGGACCGGCGACCGCGAACCCAAGGACACCGCCCTGGCCGACAGCCCGGCCACCCCCGAGCTGCTCGCCCAGGTCGCGGCCCTGCCCCCGGCGAACGACGTCCCCGACGTCGACGAGAGCCGGGCCGTCCGGCGGGAGGAGTCCTACGGCCTGCGCCGCCTGCTGCGCGGCTTCGGCCTGCCCCTGCTGATCAGCCTCGGACTGGTCGCCGTGGACGCGGGCATGGGCCTGCTGCTGCCGGTGCTGATCCGGCACGGCATCGACGACGGCGTCACCCGGGCCGCCCTCGGCGCGGTCTGGGCGGCCGCCCTGCTCGGCCTGCTCGCCGTGGTAGCCCAGTGGGCCGCGCAGATCGGCGAGATCCGGATGACCGGACGCACCGGCGAACGCGTGCTGTACTCGCTGCGGCTGAAGATCTTCGCCCAGCTCCAGCGGCTCGGCCTCGACTACTACGAGCGCGAGCTGACCGGCCGGATCATGACCCGGATGACCACCGACATCGACGCCCTGTCGACGTTCCTGCAGACGGGCCTGGTCACCGCGTTCGTCTCGGTGGTCACCTTCTTCGGCATCATGGGCGTCCTGCTGGTGATCGACCTCCAGCTCGCCCTGGTTGTCTTCGTCACCCTGCCCCCGCTGATCGTCGCCACGTTCTTCTTCCGCCGGGCCAGCGTGAAGGCATACGAACTGGCCCGGGAACGGGTGTCGACGGTCAACGCCGACCTCCAGGAGTCGGTGTCCGGGCTGCGGATCGTGCAGGCCTTCGGGCGCGAGGGGCACGGCAACCGGCGGTTCACCGAGCGCAGCGCCGACTACCGTGCCGCCCGGATCCGGGGCCAGTGGCTGATTTCGGTGTACTTCCCGTTCGTGCAGTTCCTGGCCTCGTCGGCCGCGGCGGTGGTGCTGATCGTGGGCGGGGCCAGGGTCGACAACGGGACGCTGGCGATCGGCACGCTGGTGGCGTACCTGCTCTACATCGACCTGTTCTTCGCCCCGGTGCAGCAGCTCTCCCAGGTCTTCGACGGCTACCAGCAGGCGACCGTCTCCCTGGGCCGCATCCAGGAACTGCTCCGGGAGCCGACGTCCACCGAGGACGCCGCGGAACCCCTCGACGTGCCCTCCCTGCGCGGGCAGATCGCCTTCGAGGACGTGCACTTCGCCTACGGGGACGAGGAGGAGGCGCTCAGCGGCATCGACCTGCGCATCCCCGCCGGGCAGACCGTCGCGTTCGTCGGCGAGACCGGCGCCGGGAAGTCCACCCTGGTCAAACTGGTGGCCCGGTTCTACGACCCCACCGGGGGCAGGGTCACCGTCGACGGCACCGACCTCAGGGACCTCGACCTCACCGCCTACCGGCACCGGCTCGGCGTGGTCCCGCAGGAGGCCTACCTCTTCCCGGGCACGATCCGCGACGCCATCGCCTACGGCCGCCCGGACGCCGGCGACGCCGAGGTCGAGGCGGCGGCCCGCGCGGTCGGGGCGCACGAGATGATCGCCACCCTGGAGGGCGGCTATCTGCACGAGGTCGCCGAACGCGGCCGCAACCTCTCCGCCGGACAGCGCCAGCTGATCGCCCTGGCCCGCGCCGAACTGGTCGACCCGGACGTCCTGCTGCTCGACGAGGCCACCGCCGCGCTCGACCTGGCCACCGAGGCGCAGGTCAACCAGGCGACGGACCGGCTGGCGGGGCGGCGGACCACGCTGGTCGTCGCCCACCGGCTGACCACCGCCGCCCGCGCCGACCGGGTCGTCGTCATGGACCGCGGCCGGATCGCGGAGGACGGCACCCACGAGGAGCTGCTGGCCCGCGACGGGCGGTACGCCGAGCTGTGGCGGACCTTCATCGGGCAGGCCGAACCGGAGGAGCCGGTCGGCGCCGGACGCTGA
- a CDS encoding S28 family serine protease, with protein MRKALRWLLALTVLIGTLSTAGAATAAEPEATGTIGTTGTTDIKERLLSVPGMSLVEEKPYTGYRFFVLTYTQPVDHRRPSRGTFQQRITVLHKDVARPTVFFTGGYHVSTTPRRSEPTQIVDGNQVSLEYRFFTPSRPEPADWSKLDIRQAADDQHRVFTALKGIYSKKWISTGGSKGGMTATYYERFHPHDMDGVVAYVAPNDVVNKEDSAYDRFFAKVGTKECRDRLNAVQREALVRRAPLVKRYAALAAEDGYTFDTVGSLDRAYEAVVLDYVWGFWQYGTVADCEQIPADAKNATDDEIWTSVDTISGFSFYTDQGLSPYTPYYYQAGTQLGAPTINFPHIEKKYVRYGYQPPRSFVPRSIPMKFEHRAMRDVDTWVRHHARQMLFVYGENDPWGAEPFRLGHGARDSYALTAPGMNHGANVAGLAGEEKALATARILDWAGVAPAAVRENPAEAKPLAAFDAKLDRRDVEREPALRP; from the coding sequence ATGCGCAAGGCGCTCAGATGGCTGCTGGCGCTCACGGTGCTCATAGGCACACTGAGTACGGCCGGGGCGGCCACCGCCGCCGAGCCGGAGGCCACCGGCACCATCGGCACCACCGGCACCACCGACATCAAGGAGAGGCTGCTCTCCGTACCGGGCATGAGCCTGGTCGAGGAGAAGCCGTACACCGGTTACCGCTTCTTCGTCCTCACCTACACCCAGCCGGTCGACCACCGCAGGCCCTCCCGGGGCACGTTCCAGCAGCGGATCACCGTGCTGCACAAGGACGTCGCACGGCCGACCGTCTTCTTCACCGGCGGCTACCACGTCTCGACCACGCCCCGCCGCAGCGAGCCCACCCAGATCGTGGACGGCAACCAGGTCTCCCTGGAGTACCGCTTCTTCACCCCGTCCCGTCCCGAGCCGGCCGACTGGTCCAAGCTGGACATCCGGCAGGCCGCCGACGACCAGCACCGCGTCTTCACGGCGCTGAAGGGGATCTACTCCAAGAAGTGGATCTCCACCGGCGGCTCCAAGGGCGGCATGACCGCCACCTACTACGAGCGTTTCCACCCGCACGACATGGACGGTGTCGTCGCCTACGTCGCCCCCAACGACGTGGTGAACAAGGAGGATTCCGCCTACGACCGCTTCTTCGCGAAGGTCGGCACCAAGGAGTGCCGCGACCGGCTGAACGCGGTGCAGCGCGAGGCGCTGGTGCGCCGGGCACCGCTGGTGAAGAGGTACGCGGCCCTCGCCGCCGAGGACGGCTACACCTTCGACACCGTCGGCAGCCTGGACCGCGCCTACGAGGCGGTCGTCCTCGACTACGTCTGGGGCTTCTGGCAGTACGGCACGGTGGCGGACTGCGAGCAGATCCCGGCGGACGCGAAGAACGCCACCGACGACGAGATCTGGACCTCGGTCGACACGATCTCCGGCTTCTCGTTCTACACCGACCAGGGCCTCAGCCCGTACACGCCGTACTACTACCAGGCCGGTACGCAGCTCGGCGCGCCGACCATCAACTTCCCGCACATCGAGAAGAAGTACGTCCGTTACGGCTACCAGCCGCCCCGCAGCTTCGTCCCCCGCTCGATCCCGATGAAGTTCGAGCACCGGGCCATGCGGGACGTCGACACCTGGGTGCGGCACCACGCCCGGCAGATGCTGTTCGTCTACGGCGAGAACGACCCGTGGGGCGCCGAGCCGTTCCGGCTCGGGCACGGCGCGCGCGACTCCTACGCGCTGACCGCCCCCGGCATGAACCACGGCGCCAACGTGGCCGGTCTGGCCGGCGAGGAGAAGGCGCTGGCGACGGCCCGCATCCTCGACTGGGCGGGCGTCGCGCCGGCCGCGGTCCGGGAGAACCCGGCCGAGGCGAAGCCGCTGGCGGCGTTCGACGCCAAGCTGGACCGGCGGGACGTCGAACGCGAGCCGGCCCTGCGCCCGTAG